One Tunturibacter gelidoferens genomic region harbors:
- a CDS encoding alpha-ketoacid dehydrogenase subunit alpha/beta — protein sequence MARQSGSGVQESKKSAGNVAESLLTREQLVEFYRLMYLSRRTDDREIVLKRQQKIFFQISCAGHEALLVAAGMALKPGYDWFFPYYRDRAICLALGNTVEEQLLQAVGAADDTASGGRQMPSHWSSRKLNIVSPSSSTATQCLHAVGCAEAGRFFTKHPEAAKKHDGDYREFKDVTFHGDEVVYVSIGEGSTSQGEFWESLNTASNGKLPVLYVVEDNGYAISTPVEVNTPGGNISKLVANFPNFHFAEIDGTDPIASYKAMVEAVAYCRSGKGPALVHGHVIRPYSHSLSDDERLYRSVEELDADAARDPISRMQMWLLREGILDADGINKLERQVDEEVQRAADRAVMATLPTVASIMKHVYSEDLSSQDNRFATETKPTADATERTMADLINCCLKDEMRRDERVVVFGEDVADATRDGALRAGKIKGKGGVFKLTAGLQTEFGSDRCWNSPLAEANITGRAIGMAVRGMKPVVEIQFFDYIWPAMHQMRNELSLMRWRSNGDFSCPLVMRVPIGGYLTGGSIYHSQSGESIFTHTPGVRVVMPSNALDALGLLRTAIRCDDPVLFLEHKRLYRETFGRAAYPGPDYCIPFGKAKIVRPGKDLTVLTYGAVVPRALQAAQKLHRDSGVDVELIDLRSLTPYDWEAIAESVRKTSRVIVAHEDMLSWGYGAEIAARIGDELFHDLDAPVRRVAAMDTFVAYQPLLEDAILPQPEDLYRAMAELAAF from the coding sequence ATGGCAAGACAGTCTGGATCGGGTGTGCAGGAGAGCAAGAAGTCGGCGGGAAATGTGGCGGAGAGCTTGCTGACGCGCGAGCAGTTGGTGGAGTTTTATCGGTTGATGTATCTGTCGCGGCGTACCGATGATCGCGAGATTGTTTTGAAGCGACAGCAGAAGATTTTTTTTCAGATCTCCTGCGCGGGGCATGAGGCGTTGCTGGTTGCTGCAGGGATGGCGCTGAAGCCCGGGTATGACTGGTTCTTTCCCTACTATCGGGATCGGGCGATCTGCCTGGCGTTGGGCAATACGGTGGAGGAGCAGCTGCTGCAGGCGGTGGGTGCGGCGGACGATACGGCGAGCGGCGGAAGACAGATGCCTTCGCACTGGTCGAGCAGGAAGTTGAATATTGTTTCGCCGTCTTCGTCGACGGCTACGCAGTGCCTGCATGCGGTGGGTTGTGCGGAGGCGGGGAGATTCTTCACGAAGCATCCTGAGGCCGCGAAGAAGCATGACGGGGACTATCGCGAATTCAAGGATGTGACGTTTCATGGCGATGAAGTGGTTTATGTCTCGATCGGCGAGGGGTCGACGAGCCAGGGAGAGTTCTGGGAGTCGTTGAATACGGCTTCGAATGGGAAGCTGCCCGTGTTGTATGTGGTCGAGGACAATGGGTATGCGATCTCGACGCCGGTGGAGGTGAACACGCCGGGGGGAAACATCTCGAAGCTGGTGGCGAACTTTCCTAACTTCCACTTTGCTGAGATTGATGGGACCGATCCGATTGCGAGCTATAAGGCGATGGTGGAGGCGGTGGCTTATTGCCGCTCGGGTAAGGGGCCGGCGCTGGTGCATGGGCATGTGATTCGGCCTTACTCGCACTCGCTGAGTGACGACGAGAGGCTTTACCGGTCGGTGGAGGAGTTGGACGCGGATGCTGCGCGGGACCCGATCTCGCGGATGCAGATGTGGCTGCTGCGCGAGGGGATCCTGGATGCGGACGGGATCAACAAGCTGGAGCGGCAGGTGGATGAAGAGGTGCAGCGGGCTGCGGATCGTGCGGTGATGGCGACGCTGCCGACGGTGGCTTCGATTATGAAGCATGTTTACTCGGAGGATCTGAGTTCGCAGGACAACCGGTTTGCGACGGAGACGAAGCCTACTGCGGATGCGACCGAGCGGACGATGGCGGATCTGATTAATTGCTGCCTGAAGGATGAGATGCGGCGGGATGAGCGGGTGGTGGTGTTCGGTGAAGATGTGGCCGATGCTACGCGCGATGGGGCGCTGAGGGCGGGGAAGATCAAGGGCAAGGGTGGTGTGTTCAAGCTGACGGCGGGGCTGCAGACGGAGTTTGGCAGTGACCGTTGCTGGAACTCGCCGCTGGCTGAGGCGAATATTACAGGCCGTGCGATTGGGATGGCGGTGCGCGGGATGAAGCCGGTGGTGGAGATTCAGTTCTTCGACTACATCTGGCCAGCGATGCACCAGATGCGGAATGAACTTTCACTGATGAGGTGGAGGTCGAATGGCGACTTCAGCTGCCCGCTGGTGATGAGGGTGCCGATTGGCGGGTATCTGACGGGTGGGTCGATCTATCACTCGCAGTCGGGTGAGAGCATCTTTACGCATACGCCGGGTGTGCGTGTGGTGATGCCGTCGAATGCGCTGGATGCGCTGGGCTTGCTGCGCACGGCGATTCGTTGCGATGATCCGGTGTTGTTCCTGGAGCACAAGCGGCTGTATCGCGAGACGTTTGGGCGGGCGGCTTATCCTGGGCCGGACTACTGCATTCCGTTTGGGAAGGCGAAGATTGTGCGGCCGGGGAAGGATCTGACGGTGCTGACGTATGGCGCGGTGGTGCCTCGTGCGCTGCAGGCGGCGCAGAAGCTGCATCGCGATAGTGGTGTGGATGTGGAGCTGATCGATCTGCGGAGTTTGACTCCTTACGACTGGGAGGCGATTGCGGAGAGCGTGAGGAAGACCAGCCGCGTGATTGTGGCGCATGAGGATATGTTGAGCTGGGGGTACGGGGCGGAGATCGCGGCGCGGATTGGGGATGAGCTGTTTCATGATCTCGATGCCCCGGTGAGACGTGTTGCGGCGATGGATACGTTTGTGGCGTATCAGCCGCTGCTGGAGGATGCGATTTTGCCGCAGCCGGAGGATTTGTATCGCGCGATGGCGGAGTTGGCGGCGTTCTAA
- a CDS encoding sodium-translocating pyrophosphatase: MVGVSFLAMAVQQVPLTPAVVDGGDGRIYLWVALGVGVLALVAALMLARAVIASDTGTPEMRAISDAIREGAEAFLRRQYKTIGAIALVLAVVVFVGYRLSPRTSPYALKTVVSFLVGAVCSGLAGFTGMYCSIRANIRTASAARTSLNKALQMALRGGAVTGLVVVALSLLGVGVLFLFFGGLEHPQAVPYQLVGFGFGASLVALFAQLGGGIYTKAADVGADLVGKVEAGIPEDDPRNPAVIADLVGDNVGDCAGRGADLFESTAAENVGAMILGAALYPVFGVKGILFPLIVHAINLIASIVGVFVVKTREDEDPMHALNKGFYVTSALALAGFAGAVYTMLNGPQVQPLWLLGCGVIGLVTAFLFVWITEYYTEAIYRPVKSIVEASVTGPATNIISGLAVGMETPAMPVVVISAALLLSYYFGVQGLAGVAGISDYAKGIYGTAIATMGMLSCAAYILAMDTFGPITDNAGGIIEMSNQPHEIRDRTDKLDSAGNTTKALTKGYAIGSASLAAFLLFSAYLEEIKTIVTDKVALAGGYMPVGWSFTNINLAQVPVFVGALLGAMLTYLFSSLAIKAVGRTAQMVVKDVRDQFKENPGIMLGTSKPNYARCVNIVTGAALKEMVVPGLLAVGLPVAVGLIFRHLSSSYQASSALYAPGAILPVPAIGGVPVNLAGAEAVAGLLMVGTISGVLLAMLMNNGGGAWDNAKKFIETGQYGGKKSEAHKAAVVGDTVGDPFKDTAGPSLHVLIKLLATITLVLAPLFV; the protein is encoded by the coding sequence ATGGTTGGAGTAAGTTTTTTGGCGATGGCCGTTCAGCAGGTTCCCTTGACCCCTGCGGTTGTCGACGGTGGCGATGGACGGATTTATCTGTGGGTGGCTCTGGGGGTTGGTGTGCTGGCTCTGGTTGCGGCGCTGATGCTGGCGCGGGCGGTGATTGCATCCGATACGGGGACGCCGGAGATGCGGGCGATCTCGGATGCGATTCGGGAGGGTGCAGAGGCATTTTTGCGGCGGCAGTACAAGACGATTGGGGCGATTGCGCTGGTGCTGGCGGTGGTGGTGTTTGTGGGGTATCGGCTGTCGCCGAGGACTTCGCCGTATGCGCTGAAGACGGTGGTGAGCTTTCTGGTGGGCGCGGTGTGCTCTGGGCTGGCAGGATTCACGGGGATGTACTGCTCGATCCGGGCGAACATCCGGACGGCTTCGGCGGCGAGAACGAGTTTGAACAAGGCGTTACAGATGGCGCTGCGTGGAGGGGCGGTGACAGGGCTGGTGGTGGTTGCGCTGTCGCTGCTTGGTGTTGGGGTGCTGTTCCTGTTCTTTGGCGGCCTGGAGCATCCGCAGGCGGTTCCGTATCAGCTGGTGGGGTTTGGGTTCGGAGCGTCGCTGGTGGCGCTGTTCGCGCAGCTTGGCGGCGGGATCTATACGAAGGCTGCGGATGTGGGCGCGGACCTGGTGGGTAAGGTGGAGGCGGGGATTCCCGAGGATGATCCGCGAAACCCGGCTGTGATTGCGGACCTGGTGGGCGATAACGTGGGCGACTGCGCGGGTCGAGGTGCGGACTTGTTCGAGTCCACTGCGGCGGAGAATGTGGGCGCGATGATTCTTGGTGCGGCCCTTTATCCCGTGTTTGGAGTGAAGGGGATTTTGTTTCCGCTGATCGTGCATGCGATCAATTTAATTGCGAGCATCGTCGGCGTGTTTGTGGTGAAGACGCGTGAGGATGAGGATCCGATGCACGCGCTGAATAAGGGATTCTATGTGACCTCAGCGCTGGCGCTGGCCGGGTTTGCGGGTGCGGTTTATACGATGTTGAATGGGCCGCAGGTGCAGCCGCTTTGGTTGCTGGGGTGCGGTGTGATTGGGCTGGTGACGGCGTTTCTGTTTGTGTGGATTACGGAGTACTACACGGAGGCGATCTATCGCCCGGTGAAGTCGATTGTGGAGGCTTCGGTGACGGGGCCGGCGACGAACATCATCAGCGGGCTGGCGGTGGGGATGGAGACGCCGGCGATGCCTGTGGTGGTGATCTCGGCGGCGCTGCTGCTGAGCTACTACTTCGGCGTGCAGGGATTGGCGGGAGTGGCGGGGATCAGCGACTATGCCAAGGGGATCTACGGGACGGCGATTGCCACGATGGGGATGCTGAGCTGCGCGGCTTACATTCTTGCGATGGATACGTTTGGGCCGATTACGGATAATGCGGGCGGAATCATCGAGATGTCGAATCAGCCGCATGAGATTCGTGACCGGACGGACAAGCTGGACTCGGCGGGGAATACGACGAAGGCGCTGACGAAGGGATATGCGATCGGGTCGGCTTCGCTGGCAGCGTTTCTTCTGTTCTCGGCTTATCTGGAGGAGATTAAGACAATTGTAACCGATAAGGTTGCACTTGCCGGTGGGTACATGCCGGTGGGGTGGAGTTTTACGAATATCAATCTGGCGCAGGTGCCGGTGTTTGTGGGCGCACTGCTGGGTGCGATGTTGACTTACCTGTTTAGCTCACTGGCGATCAAGGCGGTGGGACGAACGGCGCAGATGGTGGTGAAGGATGTGCGGGATCAGTTCAAGGAGAATCCCGGGATTATGCTGGGGACCTCGAAGCCGAACTATGCGCGGTGCGTGAACATCGTGACTGGCGCGGCATTGAAGGAGATGGTGGTGCCTGGGTTGCTGGCGGTTGGTTTGCCGGTGGCGGTGGGTTTGATCTTCAGGCACTTGAGCTCGAGCTATCAGGCCAGTTCTGCGTTGTATGCGCCGGGGGCGATTCTGCCGGTGCCTGCGATTGGCGGAGTACCGGTGAATCTGGCTGGAGCTGAGGCTGTGGCTGGATTGCTGATGGTCGGAACGATCTCTGGCGTGCTGCTGGCGATGCTGATGAACAACGGCGGCGGTGCGTGGGATAACGCGAAGAAGTTTATCGAGACGGGACAGTATGGCGGCAAGAAGTCGGAGGCGCATAAGGCGGCGGTTGTGGGAGATACGGTGGGTGATCCTTTCAAGGACACGGCTGGGCCCAGCTTGCATGTGCTGATTAAGTTGCTGGCCACGATTACGCTGGTGCTTGCGCCGTTGTTTGTTTAG
- a CDS encoding S8 family peptidase has protein sequence MSVLNEFASPKPDLQAARTRLFCRSISLLAALCLPLLPPAAVAQIDTSSVAPHRYLVVYRNASIPGDAEAHLLATGTRLTQRNEHLGIAAVQSPASQDDATSLRLLSAQPNVSYVLHDRIVSALRLRLRPLAITSRVNNGAQPLTPTTTIGRLPTHGPITTAPPSLPTPPPPPPPPPPSYDTYYTSTPQGWAVQQVGGYGNNVPGGPARGPWDTTMGKGIRIAIIDSGIDKTHPDLSPNLALNLTEVDQTAYPSACDDGTPQDQQGHGTWTASLAAGAIGPGTGKIIGVAPAATILNIKVLQRMPASITGDTNPADQCEAGEASGLLSWVMKGIEDAVTNRADVISLSVGATADLTTGDGAGLLAAFNQITYAAAQANIVLVASAGNDGIDLSNPRYVELPAQSRSVLAIAASTNPACAQNTTPGATCTPGPVSLAYYTNYGAPLNALAAPGGSYPDGPDTGVSGWIEGACSSGLPNTIDGLPADSAHSYGCFNLGHTTYVQAMGTSASAPLAAGVAALVRAAHPDWSAAAVVAAMRNSAVTLPGVSIPLVNAAAAISQLTP, from the coding sequence GTGTCCGTGCTCAACGAATTCGCTTCCCCAAAGCCAGATCTCCAAGCGGCCCGCACCCGTCTGTTCTGCCGAAGTATCTCGCTTCTCGCAGCGCTCTGTCTCCCTCTCCTTCCCCCAGCCGCCGTAGCGCAAATCGATACCTCCAGCGTCGCTCCCCATCGCTACCTCGTCGTCTACCGCAACGCAAGCATCCCCGGCGACGCTGAGGCCCACCTCCTCGCCACCGGCACCCGCCTCACGCAACGCAACGAGCACCTCGGCATCGCAGCCGTGCAATCCCCCGCATCACAAGACGACGCAACCAGTCTCCGCCTCCTCTCCGCCCAACCCAACGTAAGCTACGTCCTCCACGACCGAATCGTCTCCGCATTGCGTCTCCGTCTCCGGCCTCTCGCCATCACCTCGCGCGTCAACAACGGAGCGCAACCTCTCACGCCAACCACCACCATAGGCCGACTCCCCACCCACGGTCCCATCACGACCGCTCCCCCATCCCTCCCAACCCCACCGCCGCCACCCCCTCCACCGCCTCCTTCCTACGACACCTACTACACCTCCACCCCACAGGGATGGGCCGTCCAGCAGGTCGGGGGATACGGAAACAACGTCCCCGGCGGCCCCGCGCGCGGCCCCTGGGACACCACCATGGGCAAGGGCATTCGCATCGCCATCATCGACAGCGGCATCGATAAAACCCACCCCGACCTCTCCCCCAACCTCGCCCTCAACCTCACGGAAGTCGACCAGACCGCCTATCCCAGCGCCTGCGACGACGGCACCCCGCAGGACCAGCAGGGCCACGGCACCTGGACCGCCTCCCTCGCCGCCGGAGCCATCGGTCCCGGAACCGGCAAGATCATCGGCGTTGCCCCCGCCGCGACCATCCTCAACATCAAAGTCCTCCAGCGCATGCCCGCCTCCATCACCGGAGACACCAACCCCGCCGATCAGTGCGAAGCCGGCGAGGCCAGCGGCCTTCTCAGCTGGGTCATGAAAGGTATCGAAGACGCCGTCACCAACCGCGCCGACGTCATCTCCCTCTCCGTCGGCGCCACCGCCGACCTCACCACCGGAGACGGAGCCGGCCTCCTCGCCGCCTTCAACCAGATCACCTACGCCGCAGCCCAGGCCAACATCGTCCTCGTCGCCTCTGCAGGCAACGACGGCATCGACCTCTCCAACCCCCGTTACGTCGAGCTCCCCGCTCAGTCCCGCAGCGTCCTCGCCATCGCCGCCTCCACCAACCCCGCCTGCGCCCAGAACACCACCCCAGGCGCCACCTGCACCCCCGGCCCCGTCTCCCTCGCCTACTACACCAACTATGGAGCTCCGCTCAACGCCCTCGCCGCCCCCGGCGGCAGCTACCCCGACGGCCCCGACACCGGCGTCAGCGGATGGATCGAAGGCGCCTGCAGCTCCGGTCTTCCCAACACTATCGACGGCCTCCCCGCCGACTCCGCCCACAGCTACGGATGCTTCAACCTCGGCCACACCACCTACGTTCAGGCCATGGGCACCAGCGCCTCCGCCCCGCTCGCCGCCGGAGTCGCCGCCCTTGTCCGAGCCGCTCACCCGGACTGGAGCGCCGCAGCTGTAGTCGCCGCAATGCGCAACTCAGCCGTCACCCTCCCCGGCGTCTCCATCCCTCTAGTCAACGCAGCCGCAGCTATCTCCCAGCTCACCCCGTAG
- a CDS encoding DUF1800 domain-containing protein codes for MRSGQRAGVLIGGVRVLVSGVLCVLMVEQPMVAAALTKKAVAPSVQQIQSEQRVLHALNRFTFGPRPGDVAAVRAIGVKAWFERQLNPQSIDDSALEERLAAFPAMRMEQAELMQRYPSPALLRQMIAKNEPLPGDPVERAIYADQIAFYKAAKAKKEAEQAAAAKNGGGEDGMATASDGSMAKSAEEMKSSAALPGDGVDPATPAMATHEEQFYSGLDAVRVINLPPDQRMQRILSMPPEELVRFRKSLSRSELLAAADDLSPMQRETLAALQGSPRMIGAELLESRMLRDVYSERQLEAVMTDFWLNHFNVYIKKNQNEPFLLPAYERDTIRPHALGKFEDLLVATAKSPAMLMYLDNWQSIGPDSVAARNGGRFAKFAQNPQVKQALKDRGLNENYARELMELHTLGVQCEVSADRPVSMLDKACGRGYTQQDVTQVAEVLTGWTIDQPARSGAYRFEERRHEPGTKTVLGKKIGEHGEAEGLEVLRMLATSPATAQFISMKLAVRFVSDTPPPALVDRMANAFVSSGGDIKTVLRTMFDSPEFWSPEVYRAKVKTPEEFVVSAVRASGAEVTTAIPLFQALEKLGMPMYGMQTPNGYSWMAEPWVNSGDLVNRLNFAVSLSNDRIGGVQTDWTRLLGEPGAAQSSGAGDSAAEKERKLEAVLLGQAVSDRTRETVLAQFQDQTTQQQAEKSFGIRANEQEPMAQVLNISSPKQRVRPPLDREAAGMAGLLLGSPEFQRR; via the coding sequence ATGCGATCTGGACAGAGAGCCGGAGTTCTTATCGGTGGGGTTAGGGTTTTAGTTTCGGGTGTTTTGTGTGTGTTGATGGTGGAGCAGCCGATGGTGGCGGCGGCTTTGACGAAGAAAGCGGTGGCGCCATCGGTGCAGCAGATTCAGAGTGAGCAGCGGGTGCTGCATGCGCTGAACCGGTTTACTTTTGGGCCGCGGCCGGGGGATGTGGCTGCGGTGCGGGCGATTGGGGTGAAGGCGTGGTTCGAGCGGCAGCTGAATCCGCAGAGCATCGATGATTCGGCGCTGGAGGAGCGTTTGGCTGCGTTTCCTGCAATGAGGATGGAGCAGGCGGAGTTGATGCAGCGGTATCCGAGTCCTGCTCTGCTGCGGCAGATGATTGCGAAGAATGAGCCGCTTCCGGGTGATCCCGTGGAGCGTGCTATCTATGCGGATCAAATTGCGTTTTATAAGGCGGCGAAGGCTAAGAAAGAGGCGGAGCAGGCTGCTGCCGCTAAGAACGGTGGGGGCGAGGATGGGATGGCCACGGCAAGTGATGGCTCGATGGCGAAGAGTGCGGAGGAGATGAAGAGCAGTGCGGCGCTGCCAGGGGATGGGGTTGATCCGGCGACACCGGCGATGGCTACGCATGAGGAGCAGTTTTACTCGGGGTTGGATGCGGTGCGGGTGATCAATCTGCCTCCGGACCAGAGGATGCAGCGAATTCTGTCGATGCCGCCGGAGGAGTTGGTGCGCTTTCGCAAAAGCCTGAGCAGGAGTGAGCTGCTTGCGGCGGCGGATGATCTGTCTCCGATGCAGCGGGAGACGCTGGCTGCGCTGCAGGGTTCGCCGAGGATGATTGGAGCGGAGCTGTTGGAGTCGCGGATGCTGCGCGATGTCTACAGCGAGCGGCAGCTGGAGGCGGTGATGACCGACTTCTGGCTGAACCACTTCAATGTGTATATCAAGAAGAATCAGAATGAGCCGTTTCTGCTGCCGGCTTACGAGCGGGATACGATTCGGCCGCATGCGCTGGGGAAGTTCGAAGACCTACTGGTGGCGACGGCGAAGAGCCCGGCGATGCTGATGTATCTGGATAACTGGCAGAGCATCGGGCCGGATTCTGTGGCGGCGAGGAATGGCGGGAGGTTTGCGAAGTTTGCGCAAAATCCGCAGGTGAAGCAGGCGCTGAAGGATCGCGGGTTGAATGAGAACTATGCGCGGGAGTTGATGGAGCTGCACACGTTGGGAGTGCAGTGCGAGGTGAGCGCGGATCGTCCGGTGAGCATGCTGGACAAGGCGTGCGGGCGCGGGTATACGCAGCAGGACGTGACGCAGGTGGCGGAGGTGCTGACGGGATGGACGATCGATCAGCCAGCGCGGAGTGGTGCGTATCGGTTTGAGGAGCGGCGGCATGAGCCGGGTACGAAGACTGTTCTGGGGAAGAAGATCGGGGAGCATGGCGAGGCCGAGGGGCTGGAGGTGCTGCGTATGCTGGCGACCAGTCCGGCGACGGCACAGTTTATCTCGATGAAGCTGGCGGTGCGGTTTGTGAGCGACACGCCTCCGCCGGCGCTGGTGGACAGGATGGCGAACGCTTTTGTCTCGAGCGGGGGAGATATCAAAACGGTGCTGCGGACGATGTTCGATTCGCCTGAGTTCTGGTCGCCGGAGGTTTACCGGGCGAAGGTGAAGACGCCGGAGGAGTTTGTGGTGTCTGCCGTGCGGGCGAGCGGGGCCGAGGTGACGACGGCGATTCCGTTGTTCCAGGCGCTGGAGAAGCTGGGGATGCCGATGTATGGGATGCAGACTCCGAATGGTTATAGTTGGATGGCAGAGCCGTGGGTGAACTCGGGTGATCTGGTGAACCGACTGAATTTTGCAGTGTCGTTGAGTAATGACCGCATCGGGGGAGTGCAGACGGATTGGACGCGGTTGCTGGGAGAGCCTGGAGCGGCGCAGAGTTCGGGAGCGGGCGATTCGGCTGCAGAAAAAGAGAGGAAGCTGGAGGCGGTGCTTCTTGGTCAGGCGGTGAGCGACCGTACCCGCGAGACGGTGCTGGCGCAGTTTCAGGATCAGACGACCCAGCAGCAGGCAGAGAAGAGCTTTGGGATACGGGCGAACGAACAGGAACCGATGGCGCAGGTGTTGAATATCTCTTCGCCGAAGCAACGGGTGAGGCCGCCACTGGACCGCGAGGCAGCTGGGATGGCGGGACTGCTGCTTGGATCGCCGGAGTTTCAGCGGCGGTAG
- a CDS encoding DUF1501 domain-containing protein: protein MANMKNMADQSDWGCDLHGRDRARRGVTRRGFMKGGALALIGTSTIPEFLSRSVLAEVTTAAANKKKLVVLFQRGAADGLNVVVPYKEKNYYAMRPSIAIQEKDVLDLNGFFGLHPAMSAFKPLYEQGHLAIVHAAGSPDTTRSHFDAQDYMESGTPGVKVTSDGWLNRALQAEILTGKTSAFRAVALGTQVPRTLQGKVPAIAVSNLADFSVAGKGPQTSQISNAFQAMYDESSDAVLHGTGQETFEAVKMLKSADPAKYQPAAGVVYPNTPFANSMKQVAQLMKANLGVEAAFSDVGGWDTHQNQGSVNGQLANRLKEFSDTIAAFWKDMGDDAENVTLVTMSEFGRTARQNGTGGTDHGHANVMFVLGGRVRGGKVYGKWPGLANEQLNEGRDLTVTTDFRRVLGEAANKTLGVRNLELVFPGARVNPSEFLNFSQA, encoded by the coding sequence ATGGCGAACATGAAGAATATGGCGGATCAGAGCGATTGGGGTTGCGATCTTCATGGGCGGGATCGAGCGCGGCGTGGGGTGACTCGGCGCGGGTTTATGAAGGGTGGGGCGCTGGCGCTGATCGGGACTTCGACGATTCCGGAGTTCCTGTCGCGAAGCGTTTTGGCCGAGGTGACGACGGCGGCGGCAAATAAGAAGAAGCTGGTGGTTCTGTTTCAACGGGGCGCGGCGGATGGGTTGAACGTCGTGGTTCCCTACAAGGAGAAGAACTATTATGCGATGCGGCCTTCGATTGCGATTCAGGAGAAGGACGTTCTGGATCTGAATGGATTTTTTGGGCTGCATCCGGCGATGTCGGCGTTCAAACCGCTTTATGAGCAGGGGCATCTTGCGATTGTTCACGCGGCGGGTTCGCCCGATACAACGCGGTCACACTTTGACGCGCAAGATTATATGGAGAGCGGGACGCCGGGGGTGAAGGTTACGTCGGATGGATGGTTGAATCGCGCGTTGCAGGCAGAGATCCTGACGGGAAAGACTTCGGCGTTTCGTGCGGTGGCGCTGGGAACGCAGGTGCCGCGGACGTTGCAGGGTAAGGTGCCGGCTATCGCGGTGAGTAATCTGGCGGATTTTTCCGTGGCTGGGAAGGGACCGCAGACTTCGCAGATCAGCAACGCGTTTCAGGCGATGTACGACGAGAGCTCGGATGCGGTGCTGCATGGGACGGGGCAGGAGACGTTCGAGGCGGTGAAGATGTTGAAGTCGGCGGACCCGGCGAAGTATCAGCCGGCGGCGGGGGTGGTGTATCCGAACACGCCGTTCGCCAACAGCATGAAGCAGGTGGCGCAACTAATGAAAGCGAACCTGGGGGTGGAGGCGGCGTTCTCCGATGTTGGCGGATGGGACACGCATCAGAATCAGGGAAGTGTGAATGGACAGCTGGCGAATCGGCTGAAGGAGTTTTCGGACACGATTGCGGCGTTCTGGAAGGACATGGGAGACGATGCGGAGAATGTGACGCTGGTGACGATGTCGGAGTTTGGACGGACAGCTCGGCAGAATGGGACGGGTGGTACCGACCATGGGCATGCGAATGTGATGTTTGTGCTGGGCGGCAGGGTGAGGGGCGGCAAGGTGTACGGCAAGTGGCCAGGGCTGGCGAATGAGCAGTTGAACGAGGGTCGGGATCTGACGGTCACGACAGACTTCCGACGTGTGCTGGGCGAGGCAGCAAATAAGACTTTAGGGGTGAGGAATCTTGAGCTGGTGTTTCCGGGAGCGCGTGTGAATCCGAGTGAGTTTTTGAACTTCTCTCAGGCGTAA
- a CDS encoding mechanosensitive ion channel family protein, with the protein MLLLAMAPQDEPILQTIEDKWHSDILLFLQNKLPKIFVVLLVIFILQRIVLFFVKKMRSRADHQVGNFHRAAQLRTMASILRATSIGVLGFIAFLQILNIFDIPYQPILASAGIVGVGIGLGAQSIFKDMINGIFILVEDQYNVGEIVVLAGLKGTVEDLSLRRTSLRDSDGTLYIIPNSQIATVSNLSRDYAVAALNVSVDASANPDKVIALLTKIAGDIREDAAFKDITVADPVVLGVDKIDGRAVTYPIQIRVRVNQRDRVLRELRRRIILAFEKDGIPLGNDPANMLILRAPNPTAPPAQQPLIGS; encoded by the coding sequence ATGCTCCTTCTGGCCATGGCCCCGCAAGACGAACCCATCCTTCAGACCATCGAAGACAAATGGCACAGTGACATCCTGCTATTCCTGCAGAACAAACTACCCAAGATCTTCGTCGTCCTCCTGGTCATCTTCATCCTCCAGCGCATCGTTCTCTTCTTCGTCAAAAAGATGCGCTCCCGTGCCGACCATCAGGTTGGCAACTTCCACCGCGCCGCCCAGCTCCGCACCATGGCCTCCATCCTTCGCGCCACCTCCATCGGTGTGCTCGGCTTCATAGCCTTCCTGCAGATCCTCAACATCTTCGACATCCCCTACCAGCCCATCCTCGCCTCCGCCGGAATCGTCGGCGTAGGCATCGGCCTCGGCGCACAGTCCATCTTCAAGGACATGATCAACGGCATCTTCATCCTCGTCGAAGACCAGTACAACGTCGGCGAGATCGTCGTCCTCGCCGGTCTCAAAGGCACCGTCGAAGACCTCTCCCTTCGCCGCACCAGCCTGCGCGACAGCGACGGCACCCTCTACATCATCCCCAACAGCCAGATCGCCACCGTCTCCAACCTCTCCCGCGACTACGCCGTCGCTGCCCTCAACGTCAGCGTCGATGCCAGCGCCAACCCCGACAAAGTCATCGCCCTGCTCACAAAGATCGCCGGTGACATCCGCGAAGACGCCGCCTTCAAGGACATCACAGTCGCTGACCCCGTCGTCCTCGGCGTCGACAAGATCGACGGTCGCGCCGTCACTTACCCCATCCAGATCCGCGTCCGGGTCAACCAGCGTGACCGCGTCCTCCGCGAACTGCGTCGCCGCATCATCCTCGCCTTCGAAAAAGACGGCATCCCCCTCGGCAACGATCCCGCCAACATGCTCATCCTCCGCGCCCCCAACCCAACCGCCCCACCCGCCCAGCAGCCACTCATAGGCAGCTAG